Proteins found in one Triticum aestivum cultivar Chinese Spring chromosome 4D, IWGSC CS RefSeq v2.1, whole genome shotgun sequence genomic segment:
- the LOC123097176 gene encoding protein PLASTID MOVEMENT IMPAIRED 1-like, which yields MARAVPSATMRALSRIGMTRLGCLFSVEVAAAQGLPSSMDGLRLAVAVRKKESREGAVQIMPSRVQQGAADFEETLFVRCHVYCSGGGAGKPPTKFEPRPFLLSVVAVDAPELDLGQSTVDLSALVKESTEKRQQGERVRQWQMAFLLAGKAKGGELVVTLAFQIMEDGGAGLYSQLATKTAALVRCPVTRI from the coding sequence ATGGCCCGCGCCGTCCCGAGCGCTACCATGCGTGCGCTGTCGCGCATCGGCATGACCCGCCTCGGCTGCCTCTTCTCCGTCGAGGTGGCGGCGGCACAGGGCCTCCCGTCGTCCATGGACGGGCTCCGCCTCGCCGTGGCCGTGCGCAAGAAGGAGTCGCGCGAGGGCGCCGTGCAGATCATGCCGTCCCGCGTGCAGCAGGGCGCGGCGGACTTCGAGGAGACGCTATTCGTCCGGTGCCACGTCTACTGCAGCGGCGGGGGCGCCGGCAAGCCACCGACGAAGTTTGAGCCCCGCCCGTTCCTGTTGTCCGTGGTCGCCGTGGACGCGCCGGAGCTGGACCTTGGCCAGAGCACGGTGGACTTGAGCGCCCTCGTGAAGGAGTCCACGGAGAAGAGGCAGCAAGGGGAGCGCGTCCGGCAGTGGCAGATGGCGTTCCTGCTCGCCGGCAAGGCCAAGGGCGGGGAGCTCGTCGTCACGCTCGCTTTCCAGATCATGGAGGACGGCGGCGCCGGGCTCTACAGCCAGCTGGCCACCAAGACTGCTGCCCTGGTGCGGTGTCCAGTGACGAGAATCTGA
- the LOC101669850 gene encoding receptor kinase-like protein Xa21, with product MTLLSFFLILCSHALAVSPAPGRGSDQLALLSFKSTIAPPRGLLASWNTSTHHCSWPGVACGRRHPDRVVSLRMASFNLSGRISPFLGNLSFLRELDLGDNHLAGQIPPELGHLARLRLLSLRVNSLQGSIPVALGGCTNLTTLDLSRNHLQGEIPGEIGSSLKNLVTLNLSRNDLSGHIPGSLVQSPSIQTLSMFLNRLSGRIPPVLGNLSNLKYLQVDHNALSGPIPPSLGMLPKLSRLSIGFNNLSGVIPNSIWNISSLTLLSVQENMLSGTIPPNAFSNLHLLQDISLDANHFHGPIPAAIANASNIALLQMSENFFSGIVPPEVGSFPNLFRINLQQNLLRAKEPKDWEFITTLTNCTVLQVLGLGTNKFEGVLPDSLSNLSTSLVQLGLQENKISGSLPKDIGNLINLQFIILYTNSFTQTLPSSLSSLKFLSLLQVYENKISGSIPQNIGNLTELISLDLSMNAFGGRLPRTLGNLTNLLTLDLSSNNFTGPIPSGLFNIPTLSEYLSLSSNNLEGSLPHEIGNLKNLVEFHAESNILSGEIPSTIGGCQLLQQLYLQNNKFEGTIPSVLSQMKGLQTLDISSNNLSGQIPKSFADLTTLYYLNLSFNSLSGEVPITGVFANSSAISIQGNGNLCGGVPNLHLAPCSLQLAKKKHKFPVACMPISIIATLVVLAFLYKLLLTWQNKRQATILSTTSMQGYQLISYSQLARATYGFSAGNLLGSGSFGSVYKGELDGHAGENSNLVAVKVLKLQTPKAPKSFTAECKALGNMRHRNLLKIVTVCSSIDTRGNEFKAIVYDFMPNGSLEGWLHLDTSDQAEQKYLNLHQRVTILLDVAYALDYLHCHGPAPVVHCDVKPSNVLLDDNMVAHVGDFGLAKILNEGSSFLEQSMSSMGFRGTIGYAAPEYGVGNPVSKHGDIYSYGILVLETATGKRPTDSKFRQGLSLREYVELGLCDSMMEVVDMRLSLDLEYGLQTVNASAYKRTIDCLVSLLKLGISCSQELPSSRMPTGDIVKELHAMKESLSRE from the exons ATGACATTGCTCAGCTTCTTCTTGATCCTCTGCTCCCACGCTCTTGCTGTGTCCCCCGCTCCGGGGAGGGGTAGCGACCAACTCGCGCTCCTCTCCTTCAAGTCCACCATTGCGCCCCCGAGAGGGTTGCTGGCTTCATGGAACACCTCCACCCACCACTGCAGCTGGCCAGGCGTTGCTTGCGGGCGGCGGCACCCCGATAGGGTCGTCTCCCTACGCATGGCCTCCTTCAACCTGTCGGGACGCATCTCGCCATTCTTGGGCAACCTCTCCTTTCTCAGGGAGCTTGACCTCGGCGACAACCACCTCGCCGGTCAGATACCCCCGGAGCTCGGCCATCTTGCCAGGCTTCGGCTCCTAAGCCTCAGGGTGAATTCTCTCCAGGGAAGCATTCCTGTGGCTCTTGGAGGATGCACCAACCTCACCACGCTTGACCTAAGTAGAAACCATCTCCAAGGTGAGATCCCGGGCGAGATAGGTTCCAGCTTGAAGAATCTTGTCACTTTGAACCTTTCCAGAAATGATTTGTCAGGACATATCCCTGGCTCGCTGGTGCAATCACCATCCATCCAAACCTTGTCTATGTTTCTCAACAGATTATCTGGTAGGATACCACCTGTTTTGGGCAACCTCTCCAACCTCAAATATCTTCAGGTCGATCACAACGCCCTGTCCGGACCTATCCCGCCGTCTTTGGGCATGTTGCCCAAACTATCTCGGCTCAGCATCGGCTTTAACAACTTGAGTGGAGTGATCCCCAATTCCATTTGGAACATTTCCTCTCTAACACTGCTTTCTGTCCAGGAAAATATGCTTAGTGGAACAATACCTCCAAACGCATTCAGTAATCTTCACCTTCTCCAAGACATATCGTTGGATGCTAACCACTTCCATGGCCCCATCCCAGCTGCAATAGCTAATGCTTCTAATATCGCATTACTTCAGATGTCAGAGAACTTTTTCAGTGGCATCGTTCCTCCCGAGGTTGGAAGCTTTCCGAATCTCTTCCGGATAAATCTCCAACAAAATTTGCTTCGCGCAAAAGAGCCCAAAGATTGGGAATTCATAACCACGTTAACAAATTGCACAGTGTTACAAGTTTTGGGGTTGGGAACCAATAAGTTTGAGGGAGTCCTCCCTGATTCACTTTCCAACCTTTCCACCTCCTTGGTGCAACTCGGCCTTCAAGAGAACAAAATATCAGGAAGCCTCCCTAAAGATATAGGTAACCTCATTAACTTGCAATTTATCATTCTCTATACTAACTCTTTCACCCAAACTCTCCCCTCTTCCTTGAGTAGCCTCAAATTCCTTTCCCTACTCCAAGTATACGAAAATAAAATAAGTGGGTCTATTCCACAGAATATAGGAAATCTTACTGAACTAATTTCTTTGGACCTCAGCATGAATGCCTTTGGTGGTAGGTTACCACGCACACTTGGAAACCTAACAAACTTGTTGACACTAGATCTTTCAAGTAATAACTTTACAGGACCAATACCCAGCGGATTATTCAACATCCCAACACTCTCAGAATATCTTTCTCTATCAAGTAATAACTTGGAGGGATCGCTACCTCATGAAATAGGGAATCTAAAAAATCTAGTAGAATTCCATGCAGAGTCAAACATTTTATCAGGTGAAATCCCGAGCACCATCGGTGGATGTCAACTTCTCCAGCAACTCTACCTCCAAAACAACAAATTTGAAGGTACCATCCCATCAGTCCTTAGTCAAATGAAAGGTCTACAAACTCTAGACATTTCGAGCAACAATTTGTCAGGCCAGATACCTAAATCCTTTGCAGACCTTACCACACTCTATTATCTCAACCTTTCATTCAATAGCCTTTCTGGGGAAGTGCCAATCACTGGTGTTTTTGCAAATTCTTCAGCAATATCAATCCaaggaaatggaaacctttgtggCGGTGTACCTAATTTACATTTGGCCCCTTGTTCCTTGCAATTAGCAAAGAAGAAACATAAATTCCCGGTTGCGTGTATGCCTATTTCTATCATTGCAACACTGGTTGTTCTTGCCTTCCTCTACAAGCTTCTTCTTACCTGGCAAAATAAAAGACAAGCAACAATCCTGTCGACAACGTCCATGCAAGGTTACCAACTGATTTCTTATAGTCAGTTGGCGAGGGCAACATATGGTTTCTCGGCAGGGAATTTGCTGGGTTCTGGATCATTTGGGTCTGTGTACAAAGGAGAGTTGGATGGTCATGCTGGAGAAAATTCAAACCTTGTTGCTGTCAAGGTATTAAAACTTCAAACTCCAAAGGCGCCGAAGAGTTTCACTGCCGAATGCAAAGCATTAGGAAATATGCGACACCGCAATCTTCTCAAGATAGTTACAGTTTGCTCAAGCATTGATACCAGAGGGAATGAATTCAAAGCAATTGTGTATGATTTCATGCCTAATGGTAGTCTAGAAGGTTGGCTACATCTTGACACAAGTGACCAAGCAGAGCAAAAGTATTTGAATCTGCATCAAAGAGTGACAATACTACTTGATGTGGCTTATGCCTTGGACTATCTTCACTGCCATGGTCCTGCACCTGTTGTACATTGCGATGTGAAGCCAAGTAATGTGCTCCTAGATGATAATATGGTAGCCCATGTTGGAGATTTTGGTCTTGCTAAGATTCTTAACGAGGGAAGCTCATTTCTCGAGCAGTCCATGAGCTCAATGGGATTTCGAGGGACAATTGGTTATGCTGCCCCAG AGTATGGTGTTGGAAACCCCGTGTCCAAGCATGGAGATATTTACAGTTATGGCATTCTTGTGTTGGAAACAGCCACTGGAAAGAGGCCCACCGATAGCAAATTCAGACAAGGATTGAGCCTTCGTGAGTATGTTGAGCTTGGTCTATGTGATAGTATGATGGAGGTTGTGGACATGCGGCTATCGTTGGATCTTGAGTATGGGCTTCAAACTGTGAATGCTTCTGCATACAAGAGAACGATTGATTGCCTTGTTTCGCTACTTAAACTCGGAATTTCCTGCTCTCAGGAATTGCCGTCAAGTAGAATGCCAACCGGAGATATCGTCAAGGAACTTCATGCCATGAAAGAATCTCTCTCGAGGGAGTAG
- the LOC123099070 gene encoding pyridoxine/pyridoxamine 5'-phosphate oxidase 2 isoform X1 — translation MAGGGAAASALSSPWRALLQRALDANAHLKHSTFFQLATVGAAGRPANRTVVFRGFQEQCDKIQINTDARSNKIGEIREWPLGEICWYFTDSWEQFRISGIIDVIDGSSLDPAKLQQREKAWFASSVKSRSQYLGQSPGVPVANDDHIKDVHIDPSAGPVDAYCLLTLDPEKVDYVNLKSNQRLMFTRTQEGDEFNDWMAEKVSP, via the exons ATGGCCGGCGGTGGCGCCGCCGCGTCGGCGCTATCGAGCCCATGGAGGGCGCTGCTGCAGCGAGCGCTGGACGCCAACGCGCACCTCAAGCACTCCACCTTCTTCCAGCTC GCCACGGTGGGCGCCGCCGGCAGGCCGGCGAATCGCACCGTCGTGTTCAG GGGGTTCCAAGAGCAGTGCGACAAGATTCAGATCAATACGGATGCGCGGAGCAACAAG ATTGGGGAGATCAGGGAATGGCCCCTCGGCGAG ATATGCTGGTATTTCACTGATTCGTGGGAGCAATTCCGTATCAGCGGTATCATAGATGTGATCGATGGTTCCAGTCTGGATCCTGCCAAGCTCCAG CAACGAGAGAAAGCTTGGTTCGCCAGTTCAGTGAAGTCAAGATCACAATACTTAGGACAAAGTCCAGGGGTTCCTGTCGCAAATGATGACCACATTAAGGATGTTCATATTGATCCATCAGCTGGCCCAGTTGATGCCTATTGTCTTCTGACTCTTGATCCAGAAAAG GTTGATTATGTGAACCTGAAAAGTAATCAGAGATTGATGTTCACAAGAACCCAGGAAGGAGATGAGTTCAATGACTGGATGGCCGAAAAAGTTAGCCCATAA
- the LOC123099070 gene encoding pyridoxine/pyridoxamine 5'-phosphate oxidase 2 isoform X2: MAGGGAAASALSSPWRALLQRALDANAHLKHSTFFQLATVGAAGRPANRTVVFRGFQEQCDKIQINTDARSNKIGEIREWPLGEICWYFTDSWEQFRISGIIDVIDGSSLDPAKLQQREKAWFASSVKSRSQYLGQSPGVPVANDDHIKDVHIDPSAGPVDAYCLLTLDPEKIHMPLLCCSILLVFIFRLIM, from the exons ATGGCCGGCGGTGGCGCCGCCGCGTCGGCGCTATCGAGCCCATGGAGGGCGCTGCTGCAGCGAGCGCTGGACGCCAACGCGCACCTCAAGCACTCCACCTTCTTCCAGCTC GCCACGGTGGGCGCCGCCGGCAGGCCGGCGAATCGCACCGTCGTGTTCAG GGGGTTCCAAGAGCAGTGCGACAAGATTCAGATCAATACGGATGCGCGGAGCAACAAG ATTGGGGAGATCAGGGAATGGCCCCTCGGCGAG ATATGCTGGTATTTCACTGATTCGTGGGAGCAATTCCGTATCAGCGGTATCATAGATGTGATCGATGGTTCCAGTCTGGATCCTGCCAAGCTCCAG CAACGAGAGAAAGCTTGGTTCGCCAGTTCAGTGAAGTCAAGATCACAATACTTAGGACAAAGTCCAGGGGTTCCTGTCGCAAATGATGACCACATTAAGGATGTTCATATTGATCCATCAGCTGGCCCAGTTGATGCCTATTGTCTTCTGACTCTTGATCCAGAAAAG ATTCATATGCCCCTATTGTGTTGCTCAATACTCTTGGTTTTCATATTCAGGTTGATTATGTGA
- the LOC123097177 gene encoding uncharacterized protein, producing the protein MAANHHLRRLASASAPALSRLSKPPASPLLRPAFSSSASPADQPAAAVGAAAAEKGEARGAVKEEDEPQAGDASATATKAGEEEDDGGLDLLLCPGLPSQSAAGRGFLEQLHPGPAWQSFPSRI; encoded by the exons ATGGCGGCcaaccaccacctccgccgcctcgcctccgcgtccgcccccgCTCTCTCCCGCCTCTCCAAGCCCCCTGCCTCGCCGCTCCTTCGCCCCGCGTTCTCCAGCTCCGCCTCCCCCGCGGATCAGCCGGCGGCAGCAGTGGGCGCCGCTGCAGCCGAGAAGGGCGAGGCCCGGGGCGCTGTGAAGGAGGAAGACGAGCCGCAGGCCGGTGATGCTAGTGCGACCGCgacgaaggcgggggaggaggaggatgacggCGGCCTGGACCTCCTCCTCTGCCCCGGTCTCCCGTCACAGTCGGCCGCAGGACGTGGATTTTTAGAACAGCTGCACCCCGGCCCTG cgtGGCAAAGTTTTCcatctagaatctag